A genomic window from Erpetoichthys calabaricus chromosome 17, fErpCal1.3, whole genome shotgun sequence includes:
- the carm1 gene encoding histone-arginine methyltransferase CARM1 — MAVSVFPGVRLLTIGDANGEIQRHSEQQPLKLEVKTTQDAALIALCNSEDVCVFKCSVSRETECSRVGKQSFIITLGCNSVLIQFTSPNDFCSFYNILKNCRGHNAERSVFSERTEESSAVQYFQFYGYLSQQQNMMQDYVRTGTYQRAILQNHNDFKDKVVLDVGCGSGILSFFAAQAGARKIYAVEASTMAQHAEVLVKNNSLSDRIVVIPGKVEEVTLPEQVDMIISEPMGYMLFNERMLESYLHAKKFLRPNGNMFPTIGDVHLAPFTDEQLYMEQFTKANFWYQPSFHGVDLSALRGAAVDEYFRQPIVDTFDIRILMAKSVKYTVHFLEAKEDDLHRIEIPFKFHMMHSGLIHGLAFWFDVAFIGSVMTVWLSTAPTEPLTHWYQVRCLLQSPLFAKAGDTLSGTALLIANKRQSYDISIVAQVDQTGSKSSNLLDLKNPFFRYTGASPSPPPGSHYSSPSENMWNSGGSYNMGQGMGVSGMPTAYDLSSVISSGSTVGHNNLIPLANTGIVNHTHSRMGSIMSTGIVQGTSSGQAGSSSSSGHYNQFTMGGPAISMASPMSIPSNTMHYGS, encoded by the exons GTGAGGACGTTTGTGTTTTCAAATGCTCTGTGTCAAGGGAGACCGAGTGTAGCCGTGTTGGCAAACAGTCTTTCATTATCACACTGGGCTGCAACAGTGTACTTATTCAGTTCACCTCTCCGAATG atTTCTGCTCTTTTTATAACATCCTTAAGAACTGCAGGGGCCACAATGCAGAAAGATCAGTGTTCAGCGAGCGAACAGAAGAGTCGTCTGCAGTACAATATTTCCAG TTCTATGGATATCTTTCACAACAGCAAAATATGATGCAGGATTATGTCCGCACAGGTACTTATCAGAGAGCCATTCTACAAAACCACAATGACTTTAAAGATaag GTGGTGTTGGATGTTGGCTGTGGTTCTGGGATCCTTTCGTTCTTTGCTGCCCAAGCTGGAGCACGGAAGATCTATGCCGTGGAGGCCAGTACTATGGCTCAACATGCGGAG gtgcTGGTCAAGAACAACAGTTTATCAGATCGAATAGTGGTTATCCCAGGCAAAGTAGAAGAGGTGACGCTACCAGAGCAGGTGGACATGATCATATCAGAGCCCATGGGTTACATGTTGTTTAATGAGAGGATGCTGGAAAGCTATCTGCATGCTAAGAAATTTCTAAGACCTAATG GGAACATGTTTCCAACAATTGGGGATGTTCACTTAGCACCATTCACAGATGAACAGCTGTACATGGAGCAGTTCACAAAGGCCAATTTTTG GTATCAACCTTCTTTCCATGGTGTGGACCTCTCTGCACTCCGTGGGGCTGCAGTTGATGAGTATTTCCGTCAACCCATTGTA GATACTTTTGACATCCGCATCCTGATGGCAAAGTCTGTAAAATACACAGTTCACTTCTTGGAAGCCAAAGAGGATGACTTGCATCG GATAGAAATCCCTTTCAAATTTCACATGATGCATTCAGGACTGATTCATGGCCTGGCTTTCTGGTTTGATGTGGCCTTCATCGGCTCAGT GATGACTGTTTGGTTGTCTACAGCTCCTACTGAGCCCCTCACTCACTGGTACCAAGTACGATGCCTCTTGCAGTCACCTCTCTTTGCTAAGGCTGGAGACACCTTATCAGGGACAGCACTTCTCATTGCCAACAAAAG ACAAAGCTATGATATCAGTATTGTAGCTCAGGTTGACCAGACGGGCTCCAAATCCAGCAACCTTTTGGATCTAAAGAACCCTTTTTTTAG ATATACAGGGGCCTCGCCTTCTCCTCCACCAGGCTCCCACTACAGCTCACCCTCTGAGAATATGTGGAACTCTGGAGGGTCATATAATATGGGCCAAGGAATGGGCGTGTCTG gcATGCCTACCGCTTACGACCTCAGCAGTGTTATATCTAGTGGATCCACAGTTGGACACAATAACCTCATCCCTCTGG CAAACACTGGCATCGTGAACCACACACACTCCAGAATGGGCTCCATCATGAGTACTGGTATTGTACAAG GCACGTCCAGTGGGCAGGCGGGTTCCAGCTCAAGCAGCGGGCACTACAACCAGTTCACCATGGGTGGACCTGCCATCTCCATGGCGTCACCTATGTCCATCCCCAGCAACACAATGCACTATGGGAGCTAA